One region of Syntrophobacter fumaroxidans MPOB genomic DNA includes:
- a CDS encoding IS1634 family transposase, translating to MYLRTTKRKNRDGSVVEYYQLAHNVRHAVTGKPVADIIHNFGRADELDRDDLVRLCRSIARVFGLEIHDPIESAACPASGVQSSSLPEEVRLIQTFELGVPLVVETLWERLKIGPTLRKVMEESGGGDLHERALLAMVANRLCEPDSKLGVWDRWLQKVYMPSCGAVKLYQMYEAMDLLNWNVEEVENAIFFHTANLFNLVVDVIFYDTTTASFSIDEEDEDTQAGRGFRKYGHSKDGTWSPQIVVALAVTREGLPVRSWVFPGNTSDVDTVKKVREDLRGWKLGRALFVADSGMNSGTNREELARACGKYLLATRMASVSEIKEDVLTRPGRFRTIAENLQAKEVVAGNGELRRRYIVCHNPREAERERKHREQVVKELEEELKTHPDRQATARWAIDLLASGTYKRYLTIDKQGRIRLDREAASQASKYDGKWVLQTNDDTVTVEDAAAGYKGLLVIERAFRTLKSTRIKMEPMYHWPPKRIEAHVKLCVFALLIEPVAELKCKQPWPHIRRVLSTLQATQFQTPENQFFQRNEPSPELVRILKYLEIPMPKAVLDIKSTPSHT from the coding sequence ATGTATCTACGAACAACGAAACGCAAAAACAGAGATGGATCGGTGGTCGAGTACTACCAGCTCGCTCACAATGTCCGCCATGCGGTGACAGGAAAACCCGTCGCCGACATCATCCATAATTTCGGGCGGGCCGACGAGCTCGACCGGGATGATCTCGTGCGGCTGTGTCGCTCCATCGCCAGGGTTTTCGGCTTGGAGATTCATGATCCTATTGAATCTGCCGCATGTCCTGCAAGCGGTGTGCAATCCTCCAGCCTGCCTGAAGAGGTGCGGCTGATACAAACCTTTGAGCTCGGTGTTCCCCTGGTGGTCGAGACGCTCTGGGAGCGATTGAAGATTGGCCCCACCCTGCGCAAGGTCATGGAAGAGTCGGGAGGCGGCGATCTCCACGAACGGGCTCTTCTTGCCATGGTTGCAAACCGCCTGTGTGAACCCGACTCCAAGCTCGGAGTCTGGGACCGTTGGCTGCAAAAGGTCTACATGCCTTCGTGCGGGGCCGTAAAGCTCTACCAGATGTATGAGGCAATGGACCTGCTGAACTGGAATGTGGAGGAGGTCGAGAATGCGATCTTCTTCCACACGGCGAACCTTTTCAACCTCGTTGTGGATGTCATCTTCTACGACACAACGACCGCAAGCTTCTCCATCGACGAAGAGGACGAAGATACCCAAGCTGGACGGGGTTTTCGCAAGTACGGCCATTCAAAAGACGGAACATGGAGTCCGCAGATCGTGGTCGCTCTTGCCGTAACACGGGAAGGCCTGCCGGTGAGAAGCTGGGTTTTTCCCGGCAACACTTCCGATGTGGACACGGTAAAGAAAGTCCGGGAAGACCTTCGCGGATGGAAGCTTGGCCGGGCGCTCTTCGTTGCCGACTCCGGCATGAATTCCGGCACAAACCGGGAAGAGCTGGCCAGGGCCTGCGGAAAATACCTCCTGGCAACCCGTATGGCAAGCGTTTCAGAAATCAAGGAGGATGTACTCACCCGGCCCGGCCGATTTCGAACGATTGCTGAAAACCTCCAGGCAAAGGAAGTGGTCGCCGGCAATGGAGAGCTTCGGCGCCGGTATATCGTGTGTCACAATCCCCGTGAGGCCGAAAGGGAGCGAAAACACAGGGAACAAGTTGTCAAAGAGCTTGAAGAAGAGCTCAAAACACATCCCGACCGGCAGGCGACCGCCAGATGGGCTATCGACCTTCTGGCCTCCGGCACGTACAAGCGCTACCTTACAATCGACAAACAGGGCCGCATCCGGCTCGACCGTGAAGCTGCCTCTCAGGCGTCAAAGTACGATGGCAAATGGGTGCTCCAGACCAACGACGATACCGTCACCGTAGAGGACGCAGCCGCGGGCTATAAGGGACTCCTTGTGATCGAGAGGGCCTTCCGGACCCTCAAAAGCACCCGGATCAAAATGGAGCCCATGTACCACTGGCCGCCCAAGCGTATCGAAGCCCACGTGAAGCTGTGCGTCTTCGCCCTGCTCATCGAGCCGGTTGCCGAGCTCAAGTGCAAGCAGCCCTGGCCGCATATCCGAAGGGTCCTTTCCACGCTCCAGGCAACGCAGTTTCAGACCCCCGAAAATCAATTCTTTCAGCGCAACGAGCCGTCTCCCGAGCTGGTCCGAATCCTAAAATATCTTGAGATTCCAATGCCTAAGGCCGTCCTGGATATCAAATCGACACCCTCTCACACGTAG
- a CDS encoding IS1380-like element ISSfu1 family transposase, which translates to MTRENTKQKECPLNTVCHKQLSFANLDSRSVVAEFSAGPMTSDGGSLLLREIDRATDLSSSMSRALSDRRDQAKVHHGQEELLRQRLFAIAMGYEDGNDHQSLRFDPGLKTAVGRLPETDPALASQPTLSRFENRVGNCELRRLSDALIDAYVAAHPAPRKVIVLDMDATDDPVHGLQQLSFFHGYYDQYMLHPLLIFDGLTGFPVAAVLRAGNAHASKGAAAILKRIIRRLKHAYPGATILVRADAGFAVPAVYRLLEREKVKYTIGLITNDRLRKRAANLVIKAERQFAKTGAKQRLFGSFYHRAGSWQRSRRVIAKVERLSRGLNTRFVVTNILESAAGIYDGIYTGRGDAENRIKELKVHLKADRLSCTRFQANQFRLLLHTFAFVLFWHLRRSLAGTELAAATVDTLKLKLLKVGARVVQSVRRILFTMPRAYPYQRLFATALQNIRQMPLRC; encoded by the coding sequence TTGACAAGAGAAAACACGAAACAAAAGGAATGTCCGTTGAATACAGTCTGTCATAAACAACTCTCTTTTGCAAACCTTGATTCGCGTTCTGTTGTGGCCGAGTTTTCGGCCGGCCCAATGACCTCGGACGGCGGCTCATTGCTGCTGCGGGAAATCGATCGCGCAACGGATCTTTCTTCCTCCATGAGCAGGGCACTTTCCGACCGTCGCGATCAGGCCAAAGTGCACCATGGCCAGGAGGAACTCTTGCGCCAACGCCTTTTCGCCATTGCGATGGGCTACGAAGACGGCAACGATCATCAATCCCTGCGCTTTGATCCGGGGCTCAAAACCGCCGTTGGCAGGTTGCCCGAAACCGATCCGGCACTGGCTTCCCAACCGACGCTCTCACGTTTCGAAAACCGTGTAGGGAACTGTGAGCTTCGCCGCCTGAGCGACGCCCTGATTGACGCCTATGTGGCCGCACACCCGGCTCCGCGCAAGGTAATCGTGCTCGATATGGACGCAACGGATGATCCCGTTCACGGCTTGCAGCAACTCTCCTTCTTCCACGGCTACTACGATCAGTACATGCTGCATCCGCTGCTGATCTTTGACGGGCTCACCGGTTTTCCGGTAGCCGCGGTGCTGCGCGCGGGCAACGCACACGCGTCCAAAGGAGCGGCGGCAATCTTGAAGCGCATCATCCGCCGCCTCAAACATGCCTATCCGGGCGCCACTATTCTGGTGCGCGCCGATGCAGGCTTTGCCGTACCGGCCGTCTACAGGCTCCTTGAGCGCGAGAAGGTCAAATACACGATCGGCCTGATCACCAATGACCGTCTTCGTAAACGTGCCGCCAACCTGGTGATCAAAGCCGAGAGGCAGTTCGCCAAAACCGGAGCGAAGCAAAGACTCTTTGGCAGCTTTTACCATCGAGCCGGATCCTGGCAACGATCACGTCGGGTTATTGCCAAGGTCGAGCGACTCTCCCGGGGCCTCAACACCCGCTTTGTGGTGACCAACATCCTTGAATCCGCCGCAGGGATTTATGACGGCATCTACACCGGCCGGGGCGATGCCGAGAACCGGATCAAGGAGCTCAAGGTTCATCTCAAAGCCGATCGGCTGAGCTGCACCCGGTTCCAGGCCAACCAGTTTCGGCTGCTGCTGCACACCTTCGCCTTCGTTCTGTTTTGGCACCTGCGCCGGAGCCTTGCCGGAACGGAACTGGCTGCCGCCACAGTCGACACCCTCAAGCTCAAACTGCTCAAAGTCGGCGCACGGGTGGTCCAGAGCGTGCGGCGCATCCTCTTTACCATGCCGCGCGCCTATCCCTATCAACGCCTCTTTGCCACCGCACTGCAAAATATTCGGCAAATGCCGCTCCGATGCTGA
- a CDS encoding phospholipase D-like domain-containing protein: protein MSESFEHIAELVITAPEPFGALMAYRTRCRTTVGALTQLIAEAKQHVIIAAPFMQSGYGLSSGTLADALRAALHRRVNVDILSTSQSQQTINREHLILNSSGTLRFFQAAAHFENCQQLGSHAKFCVADGQRAYVGSANLTGPGLSTQVEMGILIGGAVAQQIEQFWEYAVEIGLFLLVTSE from the coding sequence ATGAGCGAATCATTTGAGCACATTGCTGAACTGGTAATAACCGCCCCAGAACCATTCGGTGCTTTGATGGCTTATCGTACCCGATGTCGGACTACTGTGGGCGCACTCACCCAACTCATAGCGGAGGCTAAGCAGCACGTCATCATTGCAGCTCCGTTCATGCAATCGGGCTATGGTCTTTCTTCGGGAACTTTAGCCGATGCATTGAGGGCGGCATTGCACCGAAGAGTAAATGTGGACATCCTGAGTACTAGCCAAAGTCAGCAAACCATAAATCGGGAGCATTTAATTCTGAATTCAAGCGGTACGCTACGTTTCTTCCAAGCCGCCGCTCATTTCGAAAACTGCCAACAGCTTGGTTCACATGCAAAGTTTTGCGTGGCAGATGGCCAAAGGGCATACGTGGGGAGCGCAAATCTGACCGGACCCGGTCTGTCAACCCAAGTAGAAATGGGAATTCTCATTGGCGGCGCTGTTGCCCAGCAGATTGAACAATTCTGGGAATATGCAGTTGAAATTGGTCTATTTTTACTTGTTACATCTGAATAA
- a CDS encoding IS1380-like element ISSfu1 family transposase, translating into MTRENTKQKECPLNTVCHKQLSFANLDSRSVVAEFSAGPMTSDGGSLLLREIDRATDLSSSMSRALSDRRDQAKVHHGQEELLRQRLFAIAMGYEDGNDHQSLRFDPGLKTAVGRLPETDPALASQPTLSRFENRVGNCELRRLSDALIDAYVAAHPAPRKVIVLDMDATDDPVHGLQQLSFFHGYYDQYMLHPLLIFDGLTGFPVAAVLRAGNAHASKGAAAILKRIIRRLKHAYPGATILVRADAGFAVPAIYRLLEREKVKYTIGLITNDRLRKRAANLVIKAERQFAKTGAKQRLFGSFYHRAGSWQRSRRVIAKVERLSRGLNTRFVVTNILESAAGIYDGIYTGRGDAENRIKELKVHLKADRLSCTRFQANQFRLLLHTFAFVLFWHLRRSLAGTELAAATVDTLKLKLLKVGARVVQSVRRILFTMPRAYPYQRLFATALQNIRQMPLRC; encoded by the coding sequence TTGACAAGAGAAAACACGAAACAAAAGGAATGTCCGTTGAATACAGTCTGTCATAAACAACTCTCTTTTGCAAACCTTGATTCGCGCTCTGTTGTGGCCGAGTTTTCGGCCGGCCCAATGACCTCGGACGGCGGCTCATTGCTGCTGCGGGAAATCGATCGCGCAACGGATCTTTCTTCCTCCATGAGCCGGGCACTTTCCGACCGTCGCGATCAGGCCAAAGTGCACCATGGCCAGGAGGAACTCTTGCGCCAACGCCTTTTCGCCATTGCGATGGGCTACGAAGACGGCAACGATCATCAATCCCTGCGCTTTGATCCGGGGCTCAAAACCGCCGTTGGCAGGTTGCCCGAAACCGATCCGGCACTGGCTTCCCAACCGACGCTCTCACGTTTCGAAAACCGTGTAGGGAACTGTGAGCTTCGCCGCCTGAGCGACGCCCTGATTGACGCCTATGTGGCCGCACACCCGGCTCCGCGCAAGGTAATCGTGCTCGATATGGACGCAACGGATGATCCCGTTCACGGCTTGCAGCAACTCTCCTTCTTCCACGGCTACTACGATCAGTACATGCTGCATCCGCTGCTGATCTTTGACGGGCTCACCGGTTTTCCGGTAGCCGCGGTGCTGCGCGCGGGCAACGCACACGCGTCCAAAGGAGCGGCGGCAATCTTGAAGCGCATCATCCGCCGCCTCAAACATGCCTATCCGGGCGCCACTATTCTGGTGCGCGCCGATGCAGGCTTTGCCGTACCGGCCATCTACAGGCTCCTTGAGCGCGAGAAGGTCAAATACACGATCGGCCTGATCACCAATGACCGTCTTCGCAAACGTGCCGCCAACCTGGTGATCAAAGCCGAGAGGCAGTTCGCCAAAACCGGAGCGAAGCAAAGACTCTTTGGCAGCTTTTACCATCGAGCCGGATCCTGGCAACGATCACGTCGGGTTATTGCCAAGGTCGAGCGACTCTCCCGGGGCCTCAACACCCGCTTTGTGGTGACCAACATCCTTGAATCCGCCGCAGGGATTTATGACGGCATCTACACCGGCCGGGGCGATGCCGAGAACCGGATCAAGGAGCTCAAGGTTCATCTCAAAGCCGATCGGCTGAGCTGCACCCGGTTCCAGGCCAACCAGTTTCGGCTGCTGCTGCACACCTTCGCCTTCGTTCTGTTTTGGCACCTGCGCCGGAGCCTTGCCGGAACGGAACTGGCTGCCGCCACAGTCGACACCCTCAAGCTCAAACTGCTCAAAGTCGGCGCACGGGTGGTCCAGAGCGTGCGGCGCATCCTCTTTACCATGCCGCGCGCCTATCCCTATCAACGCCTCTTTGCCACCGCACTGCAAAATATTCGGCAAATGCCGCTCCGATGCTGA